The Sulfolobus acidocaldarius DSM 639 genome has a window encoding:
- a CDS encoding AbrB/MazE/SpoVT family DNA-binding domain-containing protein, with protein sequence MVEDIVKVSRNFQITIPVRIRKKFPIKEGDLVKVIYDEKDNTVRIVKITEEELR encoded by the coding sequence ATGGTAGAAGATATTGTTAAGGTCTCTAGGAATTTTCAGATAACTATACCGGTTAGAATAAGAAAGAAATTTCCGATTAAAGAAGGAGATTTAGTGAAAGTAATATACGACGAGAAGGATAATACAGTTAGAATAGTTAAGATAACTGAGGAAGAACTAAGATAA